One window from the genome of Bdellovibrio sp. NC01 encodes:
- a CDS encoding glycosyltransferase family 39 protein, protein MSSSENAQAKNQSRFSLFLFVGSLLIFVSTLWKRVIHIDDVWLAEYSYWLAKLGYVKSEAMRGFYEAETKLYVYHKLFNIEGAWVIKFFGFHPYPLKAISIVYLLLSGILLVKIYRRSSLKPQLAFLLLALFLSFFHTMNLGFTFRPEMHLVFWGLLSYLFLERYFDTSKFSELLIAGFVTGISIATHLNGVVFAGAGVLLLWCYRRWLAGFIFGVVATWGLIFQFTFDVRSLQELQQMFTQLTHWRDVATGKYGWDLIFRVFEEQSRYLHSPPEIIYSLMLLLLIVPTRKYLWANHRRLVGYTLLLSFCIAEVTHGNNTNYLMYAFPFLVLISILAFENLVAQGRKKLAWSAVLIFIFASWAYNLQEFNTREFMAPEYAKVTEFLPSGSNVLSPAHLMFSGLDKFRIQSFITYRDKVEAGTLQQSADALFAEAQKFNIQYVVVDDGNAAFFRIKDIDYGPFRVMSDQPSEKFKIYKFMK, encoded by the coding sequence ATGTCATCATCCGAAAATGCTCAAGCAAAAAATCAATCACGCTTTTCTTTGTTTTTGTTCGTTGGTTCTTTACTGATTTTTGTCAGCACACTTTGGAAGCGAGTCATTCATATTGATGACGTATGGCTTGCCGAGTACTCCTATTGGTTAGCTAAGCTTGGTTATGTTAAGTCAGAGGCCATGCGCGGATTTTATGAAGCCGAGACCAAGCTTTATGTATATCACAAGTTATTCAATATTGAAGGTGCGTGGGTCATTAAGTTTTTTGGTTTTCACCCATATCCGCTTAAAGCAATCAGCATTGTCTATCTTCTTTTAAGCGGTATCCTTTTAGTTAAAATTTATCGTCGCTCTTCTTTAAAACCGCAATTGGCGTTTTTACTTCTGGCACTGTTCTTAAGTTTTTTCCATACAATGAATCTTGGTTTCACTTTTAGGCCTGAGATGCACTTAGTGTTTTGGGGTCTTCTTAGCTATCTATTTCTCGAGAGATATTTCGACACTTCAAAATTTTCCGAGTTATTAATTGCTGGTTTCGTTACGGGAATAAGCATTGCCACTCATCTGAATGGAGTCGTATTCGCCGGCGCAGGTGTTTTACTGTTGTGGTGCTATCGTCGTTGGCTCGCAGGATTTATATTTGGAGTTGTTGCCACGTGGGGATTGATATTTCAATTTACCTTTGATGTTCGATCCCTTCAAGAACTGCAGCAGATGTTTACCCAGTTGACTCACTGGCGAGATGTTGCAACAGGAAAATATGGATGGGATCTAATTTTCAGAGTTTTTGAAGAGCAGAGTCGCTATCTTCATAGCCCTCCTGAAATTATCTACTCCTTGATGCTTCTTTTGCTAATAGTACCAACTCGGAAATATCTATGGGCGAATCATCGTCGACTTGTCGGTTATACCTTGTTGTTGTCTTTCTGTATTGCTGAAGTCACTCATGGCAATAATACGAATTACTTGATGTACGCTTTTCCATTTTTAGTTTTAATTTCCATTCTGGCGTTTGAAAATCTGGTTGCGCAGGGAAGAAAAAAGTTAGCGTGGTCTGCTGTGCTGATTTTTATTTTTGCTTCGTGGGCCTATAATTTACAGGAATTTAACACCCGAGAATTCATGGCGCCCGAATATGCAAAGGTGACAGAGTTTTTGCCAAGTGGCTCAAATGTTTTGTCCCCAGCGCACCTCATGTTTTCTGGTTTAGATAAATTTCGCATTCAGTCTTTTATTACTTATCGAGATAAAGTTGAGGCCGGAACACTTCAGCAATCCGCCGATGCGTTATTTGCTGAAGCTCAGAAATTCAATATTCAATATGTCGTGGTGGATGATGGGAATGCTGCGTTCTTTAGAATTAAAGACATCGACTATGGGCCATTCCGTGTGATGTCAGACCAGCCCTCTGAGAAGTTTAAAATATATAAATTTATGAAGTAG
- a CDS encoding glycosyltransferase family 2 protein, translating into MSTRKLISVITPCFNEEENIQDCYDAIKELFATKLKDYDYEHIFCDNASEDNTVKELERVAAQDSRVKVIINANNFGFLRSMFNGVLAAKGDAVIPMMPADLQDPPELIPTFVDYWEKGYKVVYGQRDKRDEPFLIETGRKLYYKFVTRFSKAKIPVDAGEFQLIDRKVVDALKLFDDYEPYLRGMIAQCGFKSIGVKYFMKAREKGVAKGRFFLLFDLALNGIVSNTTVPIRVGLVIGFLMSILSLAYAAFLLALFLFNGRSDVNKGMASVMIGLFLLSGIQLFFIALVGEYVASIHAQVRKGPLVVEDRRINF; encoded by the coding sequence ATGTCAACTAGAAAACTAATCAGCGTCATCACACCTTGCTTCAACGAAGAAGAAAATATTCAGGACTGCTATGACGCCATCAAAGAATTGTTTGCCACAAAATTAAAAGACTACGACTACGAACATATTTTTTGCGACAACGCTTCAGAGGACAACACAGTTAAAGAACTTGAACGAGTTGCGGCGCAAGACAGCCGAGTGAAAGTCATCATCAATGCTAACAACTTTGGTTTCTTACGTTCAATGTTCAATGGAGTTCTTGCTGCCAAAGGTGACGCTGTCATCCCTATGATGCCGGCGGATTTACAAGATCCACCTGAGCTTATTCCAACATTCGTAGACTATTGGGAGAAGGGCTACAAAGTCGTTTACGGGCAGCGCGACAAGCGTGACGAACCATTTTTAATCGAAACAGGTCGTAAGCTTTACTATAAATTTGTGACTCGTTTTTCCAAAGCAAAGATCCCAGTTGATGCCGGAGAGTTTCAATTAATTGACCGCAAAGTTGTTGATGCACTAAAGCTTTTCGATGACTATGAGCCTTATTTGCGCGGCATGATTGCACAGTGTGGATTCAAATCCATCGGCGTAAAATATTTCATGAAAGCTCGCGAAAAAGGGGTCGCGAAAGGGCGTTTCTTTCTTCTATTTGATCTCGCACTGAATGGCATTGTTTCGAACACAACAGTTCCAATTCGCGTGGGTTTAGTCATTGGATTCTTGATGTCGATTCTGAGCCTTGCCTATGCAGCATTTTTATTGGCTTTATTTTTATTTAATGGCCGTTCAGACGTAAACAAAGGTATGGCTAGCGTCATGATTGGCCTATTCTTATTGAGCGGCATTCAGTTATTTTTCATCGCACTTGTCGGAGAGTACGTTGCTTCTATTCACGCACAAGTTCGCAAAGGCCCTTTGGTCGTCGAAGATCGCCGTATTAATTTTTAA
- the rfbF gene encoding glucose-1-phosphate cytidylyltransferase, translated as MKAVILAGGLGTRLSEETSLRPKPMVEIGGKPILWHIMKMYSHYGINEFIICLGYKGYLIKDFFMNYKAHMSDITVDLANNETTFHSSRSEPWKVTLVDTGENTMTGGRLKRLKDHLKDQDTFCMTYGDGVCDVDINELIACHMKHGKMATLTAVQPVERYGVLELNANNKISSFKEKPENTHTYINGGFFVLSNKVLDHIEGDSQMWEREPLEAIAKSDNLYAYKHHGFWQCMDTLRDKTLLEDLIKTGKAPWIRWT; from the coding sequence ATGAAAGCAGTTATATTAGCTGGCGGATTGGGTACACGTCTAAGTGAAGAAACTTCTTTAAGACCTAAACCCATGGTCGAAATTGGTGGAAAGCCGATCTTGTGGCACATCATGAAAATGTACTCACACTATGGAATTAATGAATTCATTATTTGCCTTGGGTACAAAGGATATTTGATCAAAGATTTTTTCATGAATTATAAGGCTCACATGAGTGACATCACTGTGGACCTTGCGAACAACGAAACGACGTTTCATAGCAGTCGTAGCGAGCCGTGGAAAGTGACTCTTGTTGACACAGGCGAAAATACGATGACGGGTGGTCGATTAAAAAGATTGAAAGACCATCTGAAAGATCAGGATACGTTCTGTATGACCTATGGTGATGGAGTTTGTGATGTAGACATCAATGAACTTATTGCTTGTCATATGAAGCATGGGAAGATGGCGACCCTGACAGCCGTTCAACCTGTGGAACGTTATGGTGTTCTCGAGTTGAATGCTAATAACAAGATTTCTTCATTCAAAGAAAAACCTGAAAACACTCATACGTATATTAATGGTGGTTTTTTCGTTTTATCAAATAAGGTTCTAGATCATATCGAAGGTGACTCGCAGATGTGGGAGCGTGAGCCTTTAGAGGCGATTGCGAAGAGCGACAACCTTTACGCATACAAGCACCATGGGTTCTGGCAATGTATGGATACCCTGCGCGATAAAACTCTTCTTGAAGATTTAATTAAAACCGGAAAAGCACCGTGGATCAGATGGACTTAA
- the rfbG gene encoding CDP-glucose 4,6-dehydratase yields MDLRSFYKGKKVLVTGHTGFKGSWLSWYLLDLGANVVGYSKSPVDYRGNHFNLTKLKDQMASYEGNTLDFAKFESVIKTEKPEIVLHLAAQPIVNISYEDPVETFQSNAMGTIHLLEIMRKTDFIKTGVFITSDKCYENQEWLWPYRETETLGGHDPYSASKAMAEIAISAYYRSYFKKTGAGVASARAGNVIGGGDFAKDRIIPDIVQAIDDNRPVVLRNPQAVRPWQHVLDVARGYLSLGMHCHLDPVKHSTPYNLAPQGVLNKHNVLYITEKFIEVIGKGEFKIDQASGKFHEANLLRLDPSKAMEFLKWAPTFSPDETVAFTADWYGDFLKSKENLASVTLKQIKHYQDLSAKVSL; encoded by the coding sequence ATGGACTTAAGATCATTTTATAAAGGCAAAAAAGTATTAGTAACTGGTCACACTGGTTTTAAAGGTTCATGGCTAAGTTGGTACTTGCTGGATCTTGGCGCCAATGTTGTCGGATATTCAAAGTCTCCAGTAGACTATCGCGGTAACCATTTTAATTTAACGAAATTAAAAGATCAGATGGCTTCGTATGAAGGAAACACGTTGGACTTTGCGAAGTTCGAAAGTGTAATCAAAACTGAAAAGCCTGAGATCGTTTTGCATTTGGCAGCACAGCCGATCGTTAATATTTCATACGAAGATCCCGTCGAAACTTTCCAATCAAATGCAATGGGCACAATCCATTTGCTTGAGATTATGAGAAAGACCGACTTCATCAAGACTGGTGTCTTCATCACAAGTGACAAGTGTTACGAAAATCAAGAATGGTTATGGCCTTATCGTGAAACTGAAACTCTGGGTGGACATGATCCATACTCAGCAAGTAAAGCGATGGCAGAAATTGCGATCTCAGCGTATTATCGTTCATACTTTAAAAAAACCGGTGCGGGAGTCGCATCGGCCCGCGCAGGAAATGTAATTGGTGGTGGTGACTTCGCCAAAGACCGTATCATTCCTGATATCGTTCAAGCCATTGATGACAATCGTCCCGTTGTTTTGCGTAATCCTCAAGCCGTCCGACCTTGGCAGCATGTCTTGGATGTGGCACGCGGCTATCTTTCACTGGGAATGCATTGCCATTTAGATCCGGTAAAACATTCGACACCTTATAATTTGGCTCCGCAAGGCGTGTTGAATAAGCATAATGTGTTGTACATCACAGAGAAATTTATTGAGGTCATTGGTAAAGGTGAGTTCAAGATTGATCAAGCTTCGGGGAAATTCCATGAAGCAAATCTGTTGCGCTTGGATCCAAGCAAGGCCATGGAGTTCTTGAAGTGGGCACCGACATTTTCTCCAGACGAAACTGTAGCATTTACGGCGGATTGGTATGGAGACTTCTTGAAGTCTAAGGAAAACTTAGCTTCTGTGACTTTAAAGCAAATTAAGCACTATCAAGATCTGTCTGCGAAGGTGAGTCTGTAA
- a CDS encoding NAD(P)-dependent oxidoreductase, whose amino-acid sequence MRVLVTGGSGGVGSFVVKELLAKQYQVACLARDPKKITDSAVAIIQGDLSEIPAIEKQFAEFRPEAIVHLGWIGVDQKEKSNPGQIHNLQTAVDLLQLAQKYQVKSFIGMGSESEYGVHNKKIDETASNKPLTKYAIAKFATGLMMEKMCKDAGMNFTWLRLFSSYGPGDRPGSLMSLMIKTLLKNEPMNLSECVQVWDYVHARDIARLIGMILQNPKESGFFNLGGGHACVLKEVVHMIANKIDPNAELHFGAIPYGPNQNMHLEADISKLKKVYGWEPQISLEEGLSETIAWHRQQLF is encoded by the coding sequence ATGAGAGTCTTGGTCACTGGTGGTTCAGGTGGTGTTGGTAGTTTTGTTGTCAAAGAATTATTGGCAAAACAATATCAGGTCGCTTGTTTGGCTCGTGATCCAAAGAAAATTACGGATTCTGCGGTTGCCATCATTCAGGGAGATCTTTCTGAGATTCCCGCAATTGAAAAGCAATTTGCGGAATTTAGGCCAGAAGCCATCGTTCACTTAGGTTGGATAGGAGTCGATCAAAAAGAAAAGTCCAATCCCGGTCAAATTCACAATCTGCAAACGGCGGTCGATCTTTTGCAGCTGGCACAAAAGTACCAGGTAAAATCTTTTATCGGGATGGGGAGCGAGTCTGAGTATGGTGTGCACAACAAAAAAATTGATGAGACAGCATCTAATAAACCGTTAACCAAATACGCTATCGCAAAATTTGCGACAGGTTTGATGATGGAAAAAATGTGCAAAGATGCCGGTATGAATTTTACCTGGCTTCGTCTGTTTTCTTCTTACGGCCCCGGAGATCGCCCAGGTTCATTGATGTCTTTGATGATCAAAACATTGTTAAAGAATGAGCCTATGAATTTGTCTGAATGCGTTCAGGTGTGGGATTATGTGCACGCTCGAGATATCGCAAGATTGATTGGTATGATTTTGCAAAACCCAAAGGAATCAGGCTTTTTCAATTTGGGTGGTGGGCATGCATGTGTGTTAAAAGAAGTTGTTCACATGATTGCAAACAAGATCGATCCCAATGCAGAACTTCATTTCGGTGCGATTCCTTATGGGCCTAATCAAAATATGCATTTGGAAGCAGATATTTCTAAATTAAAGAAAGTCTACGGTTGGGAGCCGCAAATTTCGCTTGAAGAAGGTTTGTCGGAAACAATCGCATGGCATCGTCAGCAGTTATTTTAA
- a CDS encoding tail fiber protein, which yields MRNKIIVIVAIGLAAAGFTYKNDLQTMGLHFVAPEIKGQENIPHPERGEIILDTAGTSPQFFGHNGDRWVLLSAGQSIIPSGVILPYAGATPPDGFVFADGSAVPRTGDYALLFAAIGTTFGNGDGSTTFNLPDMRGRFMRGADTTSGQSRDPGPRYWENGGSSTSLLGSVEDDAFQGHWHNSSNYTGGTGNIAGATNTNNSSGYQTNSSIQVSDPRSDGTHGTPRTSNETRPKNVAVHYIIKL from the coding sequence ATGAGAAACAAAATAATTGTTATTGTGGCTATTGGATTGGCCGCTGCAGGTTTTACTTATAAAAATGACCTTCAAACGATGGGACTTCATTTTGTTGCGCCGGAAATTAAAGGACAAGAAAATATTCCTCATCCTGAGCGTGGCGAGATCATTTTAGATACGGCAGGCACATCACCTCAATTTTTCGGTCATAACGGCGACAGATGGGTTTTGCTATCGGCTGGTCAATCAATCATTCCGTCAGGCGTGATCCTTCCTTATGCTGGTGCTACACCTCCAGATGGATTTGTATTTGCTGACGGCTCAGCCGTGCCTAGAACTGGTGATTATGCGCTGTTATTTGCAGCCATTGGTACGACATTTGGTAATGGTGATGGTAGCACTACATTCAATCTTCCGGATATGCGTGGTCGTTTTATGCGTGGAGCGGATACAACATCAGGTCAAAGCAGAGATCCAGGGCCTCGTTATTGGGAAAATGGTGGTTCATCGACAAGCCTTCTTGGTTCCGTAGAAGACGATGCATTCCAAGGCCACTGGCATAATTCCTCTAACTATACTGGCGGAACGGGAAATATTGCGGGCGCTACGAATACGAACAATTCGTCTGGATACCAAACGAATTCATCTATTCAAGTTTCAGATCCACGCTCTGATGGGACTCACGGTACGCCAAGAACATCAAATGAAACGCGTCCTAAGAACGTTGCAGTTCATTATATCATTAAACTTTAA
- the rfbG gene encoding CDP-glucose 4,6-dehydratase, with protein sequence MAQNFWFQKKVFITGHSGFLGSHLALHLQRCGAVVFGYSLSPTTTPNYFEVENVAQGMTSTFSDIRDSDALKFALQYSQTDIVFHLSGGGGLKDSWNKVSEVYSSQVLGTVNLLEALRETATVRAVVILSSDKVYRSSDTSMSFSENDPLGGNAPASAAKACCELIVESYLNGIFSPEKYNKHKVAIATARLGGIIGGGDFSAESLIHQLAQSCRAGVDLPLKNPDSIRPWLHVDDAVNGLALLGQSLLERGPKVVGAWNFGVNADGLASVAQAKSYFISEYSGVPAKPVENSGSPSFHSGLDCSKAQEFLGWRPQFNSEQSVRRTAQWFKRFDSKVN encoded by the coding sequence ATGGCTCAAAATTTTTGGTTTCAGAAGAAGGTTTTTATTACTGGCCACTCCGGCTTTTTAGGCAGTCACTTAGCACTTCATCTACAACGATGTGGGGCGGTTGTCTTTGGCTATAGCCTGTCTCCAACGACAACCCCTAATTATTTTGAAGTTGAAAATGTGGCTCAAGGGATGACTTCAACATTTTCTGATATTCGAGATAGTGACGCGCTCAAGTTCGCCCTTCAGTACTCACAGACGGATATCGTTTTTCATTTATCAGGTGGGGGAGGCTTAAAGGACTCTTGGAATAAAGTTTCTGAAGTGTACTCGAGCCAGGTTTTGGGAACAGTCAATTTATTAGAAGCTTTACGAGAAACAGCCACTGTCCGTGCCGTGGTGATTTTAAGTTCTGATAAAGTATATCGTTCTTCTGACACGTCGATGTCGTTTTCCGAAAACGATCCATTGGGTGGAAATGCGCCCGCATCTGCTGCTAAAGCTTGTTGCGAATTGATAGTCGAATCCTACTTAAATGGTATTTTTTCTCCTGAAAAATATAACAAGCATAAGGTTGCAATAGCGACAGCGCGACTTGGTGGAATAATTGGTGGTGGTGATTTTTCTGCAGAGAGTTTAATACACCAACTAGCTCAGTCATGTCGAGCTGGTGTGGATTTGCCATTGAAGAATCCCGACTCGATTCGTCCTTGGCTGCATGTAGATGACGCTGTTAACGGACTTGCATTGTTAGGACAATCGTTGCTTGAAAGAGGACCTAAAGTTGTTGGTGCTTGGAACTTTGGGGTAAATGCGGATGGACTAGCAAGTGTTGCGCAGGCAAAATCCTATTTCATTAGTGAGTACTCTGGAGTTCCCGCTAAACCAGTTGAAAATAGTGGCAGCCCTTCCTTTCATAGTGGGCTGGATTGTTCGAAAGCACAGGAGTTTCTTGGTTGGCGCCCACAATTTAATAGTGAGCAGTCCGTTCGAAGGACTGCGCAGTGGTTTAAAAGATTTGATAGTAAAGTTAATTAA
- a CDS encoding acyltransferase: MTNRRLPELDILRVLAASFVMLYHFTFREPVMNQIPTVTFPIIGTLTRYGFLGVQLFFIISGFVILMSAEKGTATDFIKNRAQRIYPTFWICCTITFFACLLWGAPVFTPTWYQYFVNMTLMTDFIREYAIDGAYWSIFVEIKFYLLIYLILLCKKILKIELIYFFWIGAIGLFSILPGDHKMTQEFLLAHYAPYFAIGSIFYLWWQKRASVISYLTFAIAYAVAVYNTNYEVFVLNRDYHQEYFSIWVYNIIIASFVVSMFLILTDKIKIKGSKTITQLGLLTYPLYLIHQNIGVLLMKSLPIEMSGTLIVALACILAIAIAWVVLVSEKHIMQRIFSYKKQTSATIA; encoded by the coding sequence ATGACAAATCGGAGATTACCAGAACTAGATATTCTACGGGTTTTAGCCGCGAGCTTCGTGATGCTTTATCATTTTACCTTTCGTGAACCTGTGATGAATCAGATTCCTACGGTGACCTTTCCAATTATAGGTACTCTGACTCGATACGGTTTCTTAGGCGTCCAATTATTCTTCATAATCAGCGGATTTGTGATATTGATGTCCGCCGAAAAAGGCACAGCGACTGACTTTATTAAAAATAGAGCGCAGCGCATTTACCCTACTTTTTGGATCTGTTGCACAATTACGTTCTTTGCCTGCCTTCTTTGGGGCGCTCCCGTCTTTACGCCGACATGGTACCAGTATTTTGTTAACATGACATTGATGACGGATTTTATTCGGGAATACGCAATTGATGGCGCTTATTGGTCTATTTTCGTCGAAATTAAATTTTATCTTCTTATTTATTTAATTTTACTTTGCAAAAAAATTCTTAAAATCGAATTGATTTATTTCTTCTGGATCGGCGCAATTGGTTTGTTTTCAATTTTGCCGGGTGATCACAAGATGACTCAGGAATTCTTGCTGGCGCACTATGCACCTTATTTTGCTATCGGTTCCATTTTTTATTTATGGTGGCAAAAAAGGGCTTCTGTAATTTCATATTTAACTTTTGCAATTGCTTACGCCGTAGCTGTTTATAATACAAACTATGAAGTTTTTGTTTTGAACCGCGATTACCATCAAGAGTATTTCTCTATCTGGGTTTATAATATAATAATCGCGTCCTTCGTCGTTTCTATGTTCTTAATCTTAACAGATAAAATAAAGATTAAAGGATCAAAAACGATCACCCAACTTGGACTCTTAACTTATCCTCTTTATTTGATTCATCAAAATATTGGCGTTCTATTAATGAAGAGCCTACCAATAGAAATGTCCGGAACGTTGATAGTTGCACTAGCTTGCATTCTAGCTATTGCAATTGCTTGGGTTGTACTTGTTTCTGAAAAGCACATCATGCAGAGGATTTTTTCTTATAAAAAACAGACCTCTGCAACTATTGCTTAA
- a CDS encoding glycosyltransferase, with the protein MGQKKHLVFFCEHLESGGAAQAQIDFLTSIDPNKYQLSLVLERSPSSDNHLFSQIPKNVAVRTLFPENSNFPQKYNSLFWNFLRCRSEKFDKILRIKEVLSTLPKADCLIGFTLTYPKYLPFFRKQYKLVYWVHGPCTKWSKGDLRKFYRRILPFDQLITVSHVLEEHIKDFFPRVSNRVRTVYTPINYEKIRSEADDFSELTALEQKLIGQKYYVAVARFVPEKDFVTVFKAFKILKEKNFNLKLVVVGDGTDRKKLERSLEDLSLQGCVSLVGMKRNPYVWMKHSQGFIHSAITEGFGLVMVEAMTLGKAVIATDCPVGPAEVLKNGEFGILIKVGDDRNLAEKIIELESKASLKQRYELKSLERASYFSKERILPEFYEIIDSL; encoded by the coding sequence GTGGGTCAAAAAAAGCATTTAGTGTTTTTCTGTGAACATTTAGAATCTGGAGGAGCTGCGCAAGCGCAGATTGATTTCCTAACCAGTATTGACCCGAATAAGTACCAACTATCGCTTGTTTTGGAGCGATCTCCGTCTTCAGACAATCATCTTTTCTCTCAGATTCCAAAAAATGTGGCTGTCCGAACTTTATTTCCTGAAAACTCAAATTTTCCTCAAAAGTATAACTCTTTGTTTTGGAATTTCTTGAGATGTCGTTCAGAGAAGTTTGATAAAATATTGAGAATCAAAGAAGTGCTTTCAACTTTACCTAAAGCCGATTGTTTGATTGGCTTTACGTTGACGTATCCAAAGTATCTTCCGTTTTTCCGCAAGCAATACAAACTTGTGTACTGGGTGCATGGTCCCTGCACGAAATGGAGTAAAGGCGACCTTCGAAAGTTTTATCGACGTATTTTGCCATTTGATCAGTTGATCACTGTAAGTCATGTCTTAGAAGAGCACATTAAGGACTTTTTTCCTAGAGTCTCAAATCGTGTTCGTACCGTATATACTCCAATCAATTATGAAAAAATTCGCTCGGAAGCGGATGATTTTTCCGAGCTTACTGCTTTAGAGCAAAAATTGATTGGGCAGAAATACTACGTCGCCGTTGCGCGATTTGTTCCGGAAAAAGATTTTGTGACGGTTTTTAAGGCTTTTAAAATTCTTAAGGAGAAAAATTTTAACCTTAAACTCGTCGTTGTAGGCGATGGTACGGACCGAAAAAAACTAGAACGGTCGCTTGAAGACCTTAGTCTTCAAGGCTGTGTGTCTCTCGTCGGGATGAAAAGAAATCCCTATGTTTGGATGAAGCATTCGCAAGGTTTTATACATTCAGCAATTACTGAAGGTTTCGGCCTTGTGATGGTCGAGGCGATGACGTTAGGTAAAGCTGTCATTGCAACTGACTGTCCAGTGGGGCCCGCTGAAGTTTTAAAAAATGGTGAGTTTGGAATTTTAATCAAAGTTGGAGATGACCGGAATCTCGCTGAAAAAATTATTGAGCTTGAGAGCAAAGCTTCATTGAAGCAAAGATACGAACTGAAATCATTGGAAAGAGCGTCTTATTTTTCGAAAGAACGAATTCTTCCAGAATTTTATGAAATAATAGATTCTTTGTGA
- a CDS encoding O-antigen ligase produces MNTFLHRFSSWNLLFILAIALNVVAYLQVDIIYVLVFLAGACLTLRNNRSFTLRPFELNGSAWNILIMIWVAANITGLFASGSFTNRGWHDTLDLRWILSFFACVYLGKSVSNIKLLLKLLGGVSTLVLGASILWYLKHPNVFGRISGFYSNPNDFALAVLFLWAFFFGWFASALNDLKSNAWMLAPLAFMTVIIYETYTRGAWLAMLVVIAFITLIGKTKRLLTVSAISLFGIILIYAFNLFQFKDRILYSLNITAGNSQALRLMIWKVSVAIFKDFPTFGVGFTENRYLFPAYYKNLGFEGQEMLLHSHNMYLQILNDSGLVGFLAFCGVLITALTYFYRVFNKSKNVESRSMALAGLAILIAFMTGSLVDCPLLSTGPRNYLFLLVGLSVGYCLQHDSEICHKESIIS; encoded by the coding sequence TTGAACACATTTTTACATCGATTTTCATCTTGGAATTTGCTTTTCATTTTGGCTATAGCCCTAAATGTAGTGGCCTATCTTCAGGTCGACATCATCTATGTGCTAGTTTTTCTAGCAGGCGCCTGCCTAACACTTCGCAACAACAGGTCATTTACACTGAGACCTTTTGAACTCAATGGCTCTGCTTGGAATATTCTTATCATGATCTGGGTTGCCGCAAATATCACCGGCTTATTCGCGAGCGGATCTTTCACCAACAGAGGCTGGCACGACACTCTAGATCTCAGATGGATCCTATCTTTTTTTGCATGTGTATATCTCGGTAAATCGGTTTCCAATATCAAACTGTTGTTGAAGCTTCTTGGTGGAGTTTCCACACTCGTCTTAGGCGCTTCCATCCTGTGGTACCTAAAGCATCCTAATGTATTCGGAAGAATCAGCGGCTTTTACTCGAATCCAAATGATTTTGCGTTGGCTGTTCTATTTTTATGGGCGTTTTTCTTTGGTTGGTTTGCTTCCGCGCTAAATGACTTAAAATCAAACGCTTGGATGCTTGCCCCTCTTGCGTTCATGACAGTCATCATTTACGAGACTTATACAAGAGGTGCCTGGCTTGCCATGCTAGTGGTGATTGCATTTATCACTCTCATAGGGAAAACCAAAAGACTCTTAACCGTATCGGCTATCTCGCTCTTTGGGATCATCTTGATTTACGCTTTTAACTTGTTCCAATTTAAAGATCGGATTTTGTATTCTTTGAATATTACTGCCGGCAACTCTCAGGCACTACGACTCATGATCTGGAAGGTCAGCGTAGCTATTTTTAAGGATTTCCCAACGTTTGGAGTCGGGTTCACTGAAAATAGATACTTGTTTCCTGCCTACTATAAAAATTTAGGCTTCGAGGGTCAGGAAATGCTTCTTCACTCTCACAACATGTATCTACAAATTCTAAATGATAGTGGACTCGTAGGATTTTTAGCGTTCTGTGGAGTTTTGATCACGGCGCTAACTTACTTTTATCGTGTGTTTAATAAATCTAAGAATGTTGAAAGCCGCTCCATGGCGCTTGCGGGACTAGCGATACTAATTGCCTTCATGACAGGATCACTCGTAGATTGCCCATTGCTTTCCACTGGCCCCCGCAACTACCTATTTTTGCTAGTGGGACTGTCTGTAGGTTATTGCCTGCAACATGATTCAGAGATTTGTCACAAAGAATCTATTATTTCATAA